A single genomic interval of Ramlibacter sp. harbors:
- a CDS encoding M48 family metallopeptidase, which yields MRSLLQFTLDLFDPEPAPAPPDSPVSEPKPPGVQAGRPSPAIENIAGPTQPAEPLDQVLVPASFRHPRANRQAVLQGSLVAFEFRRGKRRTIGFVVGPDGLVVSAPRWVPLTEVDAAVREKAGWIMKKLAEVQERQQKLESARIEWKDGTSLPFLGETVILVLDPRHGFSEVGGHLSAVAAGAVLNADASALPGVPRLTLHIGLPHTATPQQIRDVVQAWLMRQARRVFIERLDHFAPLLGVQWRKLSLSSAGTRWGSASADGSIRLNWRLIHFRQSVIDYVVAHELSHLRVMDHSPRFWDTVRTVVPDYAQLRGQLRDEALPRWE from the coding sequence ATGCGCAGCCTGCTCCAGTTCACCCTTGACCTGTTCGATCCCGAGCCGGCGCCCGCGCCCCCGGATTCCCCGGTTTCAGAGCCAAAACCGCCGGGAGTCCAGGCGGGGCGGCCATCACCTGCTATTGAAAACATAGCAGGACCGACCCAACCCGCCGAGCCACTGGACCAGGTGCTGGTGCCTGCGAGCTTTCGCCACCCGCGCGCCAACCGGCAGGCCGTGCTGCAGGGCTCGCTGGTGGCGTTTGAATTCCGGCGCGGCAAGCGCCGCACCATCGGCTTTGTGGTTGGCCCCGACGGCCTCGTGGTCAGCGCCCCCCGATGGGTGCCGCTGACCGAGGTGGATGCCGCGGTGCGCGAGAAGGCCGGCTGGATCATGAAGAAGCTGGCCGAGGTGCAGGAGCGCCAGCAGAAGCTGGAGTCCGCCCGCATCGAGTGGAAGGACGGCACCTCGCTGCCGTTTCTGGGCGAGACCGTGATCCTGGTGCTGGACCCGCGCCATGGCTTCAGCGAGGTGGGCGGCCATTTGTCGGCCGTGGCGGCTGGCGCGGTGCTCAACGCCGACGCCAGTGCGCTGCCTGGCGTGCCGCGGCTCACGCTGCACATCGGCCTGCCGCACACTGCGACGCCGCAGCAGATCCGCGACGTGGTGCAGGCCTGGCTGATGCGCCAGGCGCGGCGCGTGTTCATCGAGCGGCTTGACCATTTCGCGCCCCTGCTGGGCGTGCAGTGGCGCAAGCTCAGCCTGTCCAGCGCCGGCACGCGCTGGGGCAGTGCCAGCGCCGATGGCTCGATCCGCCTGAACTGGCGGCTGATCCATTTCCGCCAGTCGGTGATCGACTATGTGGTGGCGCACGAGCTGAGCCACCTGCGCGTGATGGACCACAGCCCGCGCTTCTGGGACACGGTGCGCACCGTGGTGCCCGACTACGCGCAGCTGCGCGGCCAGCTCAGGGACGAGGCGCTGCCGCGCTGGGAATAG
- a CDS encoding 1-acyl-sn-glycerol-3-phosphate acyltransferase yields MPLIRSILHALLMLVTVIPWGIWMVTASLWASGEQMYWKAARWLGWQINGARVLLGIQVRVSGMENLPVGKTSPAILLVKHQSTFETFLMPTLMPHPLAYVFKKELIYVPFFGWAMGRMDMIHIDRSQRALAFSKVVEQGKRLLAQGIWVIMFPEGTRIPRGQKGTYKSGGTRLAVETGAPVIPIAVTSARCWPRKAFIKTPGVVDVSIGKPIPSQGREADELMREVEAWIESEMHRLDPEAYAGR; encoded by the coding sequence ATGCCGCTGATCCGTTCGATACTGCATGCCCTGCTGATGCTCGTCACCGTGATCCCCTGGGGCATCTGGATGGTGACGGCCTCGCTGTGGGCCAGTGGCGAGCAGATGTACTGGAAGGCCGCGCGCTGGCTGGGCTGGCAGATCAACGGGGCCCGTGTGCTGCTGGGCATCCAGGTGCGGGTCAGCGGGATGGAGAACCTGCCCGTGGGAAAGACCAGCCCGGCCATCCTGCTGGTCAAGCACCAGTCCACCTTCGAGACCTTCCTCATGCCCACGCTGATGCCGCACCCGCTGGCCTACGTGTTCAAGAAGGAGCTGATTTACGTGCCGTTTTTCGGCTGGGCCATGGGCCGCATGGACATGATCCACATCGACCGCAGCCAGCGGGCGCTGGCGTTTTCCAAGGTGGTGGAGCAGGGCAAGCGGCTGCTGGCCCAGGGCATCTGGGTCATCATGTTCCCTGAAGGCACGCGCATCCCGCGCGGCCAGAAGGGCACCTACAAGAGCGGCGGGACCCGCCTGGCCGTGGAGACCGGCGCGCCCGTGATCCCGATCGCCGTCACCTCGGCCCGGTGCTGGCCGCGCAAGGCCTTCATCAAGACGCCGGGCGTGGTGGACGTGTCCATCGGCAAGCCGATTCCCAGCCAGGGCCGCGAGGCGGACGAACTGATGCGCGAGGTCGAGGCCTGGATCGAGTCCGAAATGCACCGGCTCGACCCCGAAGCCTACGCCGGACGCTAG